The Acetomicrobium flavidum genome window below encodes:
- a CDS encoding phosphodiester glycosidase family protein, with amino-acid sequence MFSGKRIKISSTILLTFFIILSSVCSATAISRGEVVYEIMNALDLPVVQEGTGFSDVSSSTPHGDSIQAAKALGILPPLEQFYPSLEATNAEALMFAVRALGLFNEAEALGAVCNFQSGDVPPYLMPYMTIAGEMTPKAPDEMLSDPTADVTSLTLGSLVSWLRACKNGLVFEKTLQDDVSTVVMHREGIGRPPKLWLVCVDEIPLNSEARARDLAGSLKNMGYPAFVVRQEWAFQVAIGPFANYVKAFEVKSGLPKTMTASIIPYGGAEESPALSWVALVFDATTVTPKIALSSAEFGTSKPLSELAKAKNARAAVNGGYFSGMRPIGLIIADGNVVYKPYNGRTAIGWSDRGEIYIGQARLVTKVTVGGKVQFNVDGINTPPTYHGISIYTPEFGQEAQKIQSDALEVMVRDGKMTWKQSTATASHHYIPPDGFLLVARGNSRSYFADVPLGTEVSFESALTPEEFGGATWAFQAGPLLLKNGMDVSANEGFKPSFTDKRHPRTLWGCDGSKVYWVVVDGRDPWHSRGVTLAELRSLAKRLGMRDAVNLDGGGSSGLWWNGALVNHSPGGRERPLPYIIYID; translated from the coding sequence ATGTTTTCAGGTAAAAGGATCAAGATATCGTCGACGATTTTGCTGACCTTTTTCATTATCCTGTCGTCAGTATGTTCTGCGACGGCGATATCGCGCGGGGAAGTGGTTTACGAGATCATGAACGCCCTGGATTTGCCGGTCGTACAGGAAGGCACGGGGTTTTCCGACGTGTCCTCGTCGACCCCTCACGGGGATTCCATACAGGCCGCCAAGGCCTTGGGGATATTGCCGCCCTTGGAGCAGTTTTACCCCTCTTTGGAGGCAACGAACGCAGAGGCTTTAATGTTTGCCGTACGGGCACTGGGGCTTTTTAACGAAGCCGAAGCCTTGGGAGCTGTCTGCAATTTTCAATCGGGCGACGTTCCTCCGTACCTCATGCCCTACATGACGATAGCAGGCGAAATGACCCCCAAAGCGCCCGATGAGATGTTGTCCGACCCAACCGCTGACGTTACGAGCTTGACGCTTGGATCCTTGGTCTCGTGGCTTAGGGCTTGCAAAAACGGCCTCGTCTTTGAAAAGACCCTGCAGGACGATGTATCCACGGTTGTCATGCACAGGGAAGGCATAGGTCGACCTCCTAAGCTTTGGCTCGTCTGCGTCGACGAGATCCCGTTGAACAGCGAAGCCCGTGCCCGCGATCTGGCCGGCAGCTTAAAAAACATGGGATATCCCGCCTTCGTCGTGCGACAGGAGTGGGCGTTTCAGGTGGCCATAGGGCCCTTCGCGAATTACGTCAAGGCCTTCGAGGTGAAGTCGGGCTTACCCAAGACCATGACGGCCTCCATAATTCCTTACGGCGGTGCAGAGGAAAGCCCGGCCCTGTCGTGGGTTGCCCTTGTGTTTGATGCGACGACCGTCACCCCAAAGATTGCCCTTTCAAGCGCCGAATTTGGGACGTCCAAGCCTTTAAGCGAGCTGGCCAAGGCCAAGAATGCAAGGGCTGCCGTAAACGGAGGTTATTTCAGCGGTATGCGTCCCATAGGGCTTATAATAGCGGACGGCAACGTGGTTTATAAGCCCTACAACGGCAGGACCGCCATAGGCTGGAGTGACAGGGGCGAAATTTACATCGGACAGGCAAGGCTTGTTACAAAGGTTACCGTTGGGGGAAAGGTTCAGTTCAATGTGGATGGCATTAATACTCCGCCAACCTATCACGGCATAAGCATCTATACGCCTGAGTTTGGCCAGGAGGCTCAAAAGATTCAGTCCGACGCCTTGGAAGTAATGGTAAGAGACGGCAAGATGACGTGGAAGCAAAGCACGGCTACGGCAAGTCACCACTATATTCCGCCCGACGGCTTTCTTTTGGTGGCCCGCGGAAACAGCAGGTCGTATTTTGCCGATGTGCCCCTTGGGACGGAGGTATCCTTTGAAAGCGCGCTTACTCCCGAGGAGTTTGGTGGTGCAACGTGGGCCTTCCAGGCAGGACCGCTGCTTTTAAAGAACGGCATGGACGTGAGTGCAAACGAGGGCTTTAAACCGAGCTTCACGGACAAAAGACACCCAAGGACATTGTGGGGATGCGACGGAAGCAAGGTCTATTGGGTCGTGGTGGATGGCCGCGATCCCTGGCATTCCCGCGGGGTTACCCTTGCAGAGCTAAGGTCTTTGGCGAAACGTCTGGGGATGAGGGATGCCGTAAACCTGGACGGTGGGGGCTCATCGGGCCTCTGGTGGAACGGGGCTTTGGTAAATCATTCTCCGGGAGGCAGGGAAAGACCCCTTCCTTATATAATTTACATCGATTGA